One part of the Paraburkholderia flagellata genome encodes these proteins:
- a CDS encoding [protein-PII] uridylyltransferase, which yields MSVPAVAVPDTSSLKSDYKAAKAQLLERFKTATNVDSLMRALARTTDDTLRNAWSLCELPPTLALVAVGGFGRGELAPWSDVDILVLLPDDEPLTPLEERIERFIGLAWDLGLDIGSSVRSVSQCLEEAANDVTVRTSLLEARRITGSATLFGDFAQRYRDAMDPRAFFQAKVLEMRQRHARFQDTPYSLEPNVKESPGGLRDLQLILWITEAAAFGSSWKELDQRGLITEREARELRRNEAFLKALRARLHVIAGRRQDILVFDLQTAVAESFGYKASSARRASEQLMRRYYWSAKAVTQLSTILIQNIEAQLFPSTSGITRTLSEHFVEKQGMLEIVSDDVFEREPHAILEAFLIYEQVPGVKGLSARTLRALYNARETMDQRWRRDPENRRLFMEILKQPAGITHAMRLMNQTSVLGRYLLNFRRIVGQMQHDLYHVYTVDQHILMVLRNMRRFAVAEHAHEYPFCSQLIANFERPWVLYVAALFHDIAKGRGGDHSQLGMADARRFCREHDITGDDAELVVWLVQQHLTMSQVAQKQDITDPEVVKRFAELVGTERRLSALYLLTVADIRGTSPKVWNNWKGKLLEDLYRSTLAVLGGAKPDAHSELKTRQELALALLRLETVPEHAHRALWDKLDVGYFLRHDAADIAWQTRVLYRHVEAPEPVVRARPSPIGEALQVLVYAQDRPDLFATMCAYFDRSGLSVLDARVSTTRHGYALDNFIVAHTEGDVHYRDIANLVEQELASRLKATDNALPEPSKGRLSRLSRTFPVTPRVDLRADERGQYYILSVSANDRPGLLYSIARVLAEHHVGVHAARINTLGERVEDVFLLDGSGLSDNRQQIHVETELLRAIAV from the coding sequence ATGAGCGTTCCCGCTGTCGCCGTTCCCGATACGTCGTCGCTGAAGTCCGACTACAAGGCCGCCAAGGCCCAATTGCTCGAGCGCTTCAAGACCGCGACCAATGTCGACTCGTTGATGCGCGCCCTTGCCCGCACCACCGACGACACTTTGCGCAACGCCTGGAGCCTGTGCGAGCTGCCGCCCACGCTGGCGCTCGTGGCCGTGGGCGGTTTCGGGCGCGGCGAGCTCGCGCCCTGGTCCGACGTCGACATCCTCGTCCTGCTGCCGGACGACGAGCCGCTCACGCCGCTCGAAGAACGCATCGAGCGGTTCATCGGCCTCGCGTGGGATCTCGGACTCGATATCGGCAGCAGCGTGCGCAGCGTCTCCCAATGCCTCGAAGAAGCCGCCAACGACGTCACCGTGCGCACGTCGCTCCTCGAGGCGCGCCGCATCACGGGCAGCGCGACACTCTTCGGCGACTTCGCGCAGCGTTATCGCGATGCCATGGACCCGCGCGCGTTCTTCCAGGCGAAAGTGCTCGAAATGCGCCAGCGCCATGCGCGCTTCCAGGACACGCCCTACTCGCTCGAACCCAACGTCAAGGAAAGTCCCGGCGGCCTGCGCGACCTGCAGCTGATCCTCTGGATCACCGAGGCCGCGGCCTTCGGCAGCAGCTGGAAGGAACTGGATCAGCGCGGTCTCATCACCGAGCGAGAGGCGCGCGAATTGCGCCGCAACGAGGCGTTTCTCAAGGCGCTGCGCGCGCGCCTGCATGTGATCGCGGGGCGCCGCCAGGACATTCTCGTGTTCGACCTGCAGACGGCCGTGGCCGAAAGCTTCGGCTACAAGGCAAGCAGCGCGCGGCGGGCGAGCGAGCAACTCATGCGCCGCTACTACTGGTCCGCGAAGGCGGTCACGCAGCTTTCCACCATCCTGATCCAGAACATCGAGGCGCAGCTCTTCCCGAGCACGAGCGGCATCACGCGCACGCTTTCGGAGCACTTCGTCGAGAAGCAAGGGATGCTGGAAATCGTCAGCGACGACGTGTTCGAACGCGAGCCGCATGCGATTCTCGAAGCGTTCCTGATTTATGAGCAGGTGCCGGGCGTGAAGGGCCTGTCGGCGCGCACCCTGCGCGCGCTCTACAACGCGCGCGAGACGATGGACCAGCGCTGGCGCCGCGACCCGGAGAACCGCCGGCTCTTCATGGAGATCCTCAAGCAGCCGGCCGGCATCACGCACGCCATGCGGCTCATGAACCAGACGAGCGTGCTCGGGCGCTATCTGCTGAATTTCCGCCGCATCGTCGGGCAGATGCAGCACGACCTCTATCACGTCTACACCGTCGACCAGCATATCCTGATGGTGTTGCGCAACATGCGCCGCTTCGCCGTGGCCGAGCATGCGCACGAGTATCCGTTCTGCAGCCAGCTCATCGCCAACTTCGAGCGCCCGTGGGTGCTCTACGTCGCGGCGCTGTTCCACGACATTGCCAAGGGCCGCGGCGGCGACCACTCGCAGCTCGGCATGGCCGACGCGCGGCGCTTCTGCCGCGAGCACGACATCACGGGCGACGACGCGGAGCTGGTCGTCTGGCTCGTGCAGCAGCATCTGACGATGAGCCAGGTCGCCCAGAAGCAGGACATCACCGACCCGGAGGTCGTGAAACGCTTCGCCGAACTCGTCGGCACGGAGCGGCGTCTTTCGGCGCTCTACCTGCTGACGGTCGCCGACATTCGCGGCACGAGCCCGAAGGTGTGGAACAACTGGAAGGGCAAGCTGCTCGAAGACCTCTACCGCTCGACACTCGCCGTGCTCGGCGGCGCCAAGCCCGACGCGCACTCGGAGCTCAAGACGCGCCAGGAGCTGGCGCTCGCGCTGCTGCGCCTCGAGACGGTGCCGGAGCACGCGCACCGCGCGCTCTGGGACAAGCTCGACGTGGGCTATTTCCTGCGCCACGACGCCGCCGACATCGCCTGGCAAACGCGCGTGCTCTACCGCCACGTCGAAGCGCCGGAGCCGGTCGTGCGCGCGCGCCCGTCGCCGATCGGCGAAGCGCTGCAGGTGCTCGTCTACGCGCAGGACCGCCCCGATCTGTTCGCGACGATGTGCGCGTACTTCGACCGCAGCGGACTTTCCGTGCTCGACGCACGCGTGAGCACTACGCGTCACGGCTACGCGCTCGATAACTTCATCGTCGCCCACACCGAGGGCGACGTACACTACCGCGATATCGCGAATCTCGTCGAACAGGAACTCGCGTCGCGCCTGAAAGCCACGGACAATGCGCTGCCGGAGCCGTCGAAGGGCCGCCTTTCGCGCCTGTCGCGCACCTTCCCGGTGACGCCGCGCGTCGACCTTCGGGCCGACGAGCGCGGCCAATACTACATCCTGTCCGTGTCGGCGAACGACCGGCCGGGCCTCCTCTATTCCATCGCGCGCGTGCTCGCGGAGCATCATGTCGGCGTCCATGCGGCGCGGATCAATACGCTCGGCGAACGTGTGGAAGACGTGTTTCTGCTAGACGGATCGGGACTTTCCGACAACCGCCAGCAGATTCACGTCGAAACCGAACTGCTGCGTGCGATCGCAGTGTGA
- the uppS gene encoding polyprenyl diphosphate synthase: MTYTSSTVRVPDVAAVPRHIAIIMDGNGRWATQRRLPRVAGHTRGVDAVRSVVESCVERGVEYVTLFAFSSENWRRPTDEVSFLMRLFVTALEREVARLHANGIRLRVVGDLSMFNERIQDLIRRAETKTARNTRLTLTIAANYGGRWDILQATRKLVEEAAALGQPVPVTEDALSQHLAMAYAPEPDLFIRTGGEQRVSNFLLWQLAYAEFYFTDTFWPDFDAEALSRAIASYAERERRFGRTSAQVVAQNADSLSC; this comes from the coding sequence ATGACCTATACCAGCTCAACCGTTCGCGTGCCCGACGTGGCGGCCGTGCCGCGCCACATCGCGATCATCATGGACGGCAATGGCCGTTGGGCAACCCAGCGTCGCCTGCCGCGCGTCGCGGGCCATACGCGCGGCGTCGATGCCGTGCGCTCGGTCGTCGAATCGTGCGTGGAGCGCGGCGTCGAATACGTCACGCTCTTCGCGTTCAGTTCCGAGAACTGGCGCCGCCCGACCGACGAAGTGTCGTTCCTCATGCGCCTTTTTGTCACCGCGCTCGAGCGCGAAGTGGCGCGCCTGCACGCGAACGGCATCCGTCTGCGCGTGGTCGGCGACCTGTCGATGTTCAACGAGCGCATTCAGGACCTGATTCGCCGAGCGGAGACTAAGACTGCGCGCAACACCCGTCTCACGCTTACGATCGCCGCGAACTACGGCGGCCGCTGGGACATCCTCCAGGCCACGCGCAAGCTGGTCGAGGAGGCCGCGGCCTTGGGCCAGCCGGTGCCTGTCACCGAAGACGCGCTGTCCCAGCATCTGGCGATGGCCTACGCGCCGGAACCGGACCTCTTCATCCGTACGGGCGGCGAGCAGCGGGTGAGCAACTTCCTGCTTTGGCAACTCGCCTACGCCGAGTTCTATTTCACCGACACGTTCTGGCCGGATTTCGACGCCGAAGCGCTCAGCCGCGCCATTGCGTCGTATGCCGAGCGCGAGCGCCGCTTTGGCCGCACGAGCGCGCAGGTCGTCGCCCAGAACGCCGATTCGCTTTCATGCTAA
- the map gene encoding type I methionyl aminopeptidase: MAISIKNEQDIAQMRVACRLASEVLDYITPFVTAGVTTGELDRLCHEYMTNVQGTVPAPLNYQPPGYPPYPKAICTSVNDVICHGIPGDKALKNGDALNIDITVIKEGYFGDTSRMFIVGEGSILAKRLVQTTYECMWLGIDQVRPGGHLGDIGHAIQRYAESQGYSVVREYCGHGIGTVFHEDPQVLHYGRPGTGIELVPGMIFTVEPMINAGRRDIRTMPDQWTVKTKDRSLSAQWEHTVLVTETGYEVLTVSAGTPAKPAIVAQMAGTAA; the protein is encoded by the coding sequence ATGGCCATTTCGATCAAGAACGAACAAGACATCGCGCAAATGCGCGTCGCATGCCGACTGGCGAGCGAGGTGCTCGATTACATCACGCCGTTCGTCACCGCCGGCGTGACGACGGGCGAACTCGATCGCCTGTGTCACGAATACATGACCAATGTGCAGGGCACGGTGCCCGCGCCGCTGAACTATCAGCCGCCCGGCTATCCGCCCTACCCGAAGGCGATCTGCACCTCCGTGAACGACGTGATCTGTCACGGTATTCCGGGCGACAAGGCGCTGAAGAACGGCGACGCGCTCAATATCGACATCACCGTCATCAAGGAAGGTTATTTCGGCGATACGAGCCGCATGTTCATCGTCGGCGAAGGCTCGATCCTCGCCAAGCGCCTCGTGCAGACGACGTACGAATGCATGTGGCTCGGCATCGACCAGGTGCGCCCCGGCGGCCATCTGGGCGACATCGGCCATGCCATCCAGCGCTACGCCGAAAGTCAGGGCTACAGCGTGGTGCGCGAATACTGCGGCCACGGCATCGGCACGGTGTTCCACGAAGACCCGCAGGTGCTGCACTACGGCCGCCCCGGCACGGGCATCGAACTCGTCCCCGGCATGATCTTCACCGTCGAGCCGATGATCAACGCCGGCCGCCGCGATATCCGCACCATGCCGGACCAATGGACCGTCAAGACGAAAGACCGCAGCCTCTCCGCGCAGTGGGAGCACACGGTGCTCGTGACCGAAACGGGCTACGAGGTCCTGACGGTCTCGGCGGGTACGCCCGCCAAGCCGGCCATCGTCGCGCAGATGGCGGGCACGGCGGCCTGA
- the tsf gene encoding translation elongation factor Ts has translation MAAITASMVAELRAKTDAPMMECKKALTEADGDLARAEELLRVKLGNKASKAASRVTAEGVIASFIGGNAGAIVELNCETDFVSKNDDFIGFSKKIAELVATQNPADVAALSALPLDGSTVDAVRLALVGKIGENLSIRRFARFETANKLAAYLHGTRIGVLVEYTGADEQVGKDVAMHIAAMKPVSLSSDDVPADLIAKERSIAEQKAAESGKPAEIVAKMVEGSVQKYLKEVSLLNQPFVKNDKQTIEQMLKAAGTTVQKFALFVVGEGIEKRQDDFAAEVAAQVAAAKQQ, from the coding sequence ATGGCGGCAATTACCGCAAGCATGGTGGCAGAACTGCGCGCGAAGACCGACGCGCCGATGATGGAATGCAAGAAGGCGCTGACGGAAGCCGACGGCGACCTGGCGCGCGCTGAAGAGTTGCTGCGCGTGAAGCTCGGCAACAAGGCCAGCAAGGCCGCTTCGCGCGTGACGGCTGAAGGCGTGATCGCCTCGTTCATCGGCGGCAACGCTGGTGCGATCGTCGAACTGAACTGCGAAACCGACTTCGTCTCGAAGAACGACGACTTCATCGGCTTCTCGAAGAAGATCGCCGAACTGGTCGCCACGCAAAACCCGGCTGACGTCGCGGCTCTCTCGGCGCTGCCGCTGGACGGCTCGACGGTCGACGCAGTGCGCCTCGCCCTCGTCGGCAAGATCGGTGAAAACCTCTCGATCCGCCGTTTCGCGCGTTTCGAAACCGCCAACAAGCTGGCCGCATACCTGCACGGCACGCGTATCGGCGTGCTGGTCGAGTACACGGGTGCAGACGAGCAAGTGGGCAAGGACGTCGCGATGCACATCGCCGCGATGAAGCCGGTCTCGCTGTCGTCGGACGACGTTCCGGCCGACCTGATCGCCAAGGAGCGCAGCATCGCCGAGCAGAAGGCTGCCGAATCGGGCAAGCCGGCTGAGATCGTCGCGAAGATGGTTGAAGGTTCGGTTCAGAAGTACCTGAAGGAAGTCTCGCTCCTGAACCAGCCGTTCGTTAAGAACGACAAGCAGACGATCGAGCAGATGCTCAAGGCTGCTGGCACGACGGTGCAGAAGTTCGCCCTCTTCGTGGTGGGCGAAGGCATCGAGAAGCGCCAGGACGACTTCGCTGCTGAAGTGGCCGCGCAAGTCGCTGCTGCAAAGCAGCAATAA
- a CDS encoding phosphatidate cytidylyltransferase encodes MLKTRVITALVLLAVFLPITLFAPVAAFGALIGVVVVFAAWEWARLLKAGATGSIVYAVIAAAVVALSTRLPAPRPLFQAAGVFWIIAGPYVLLRKPVLAAGAWRAFLLAAGLVVFAACWHALVAARTAGVAFVLSLLLVVWLADIGAYFAGKAFGKHKLAPSISPGKTWEGAVGGWAAVMVVSGAAIALHAFEPTLYSALAAQIGLGRALFVLTVLVAFSVIGDLFESMMKRQAGVKDSSGLLPGHGGVLDRIDALLPVLPLAMLLLG; translated from the coding sequence ATGCTAAAGACCCGCGTCATTACGGCGCTCGTCCTGCTGGCAGTCTTCCTGCCGATCACGCTGTTCGCGCCCGTGGCGGCGTTCGGCGCGCTGATCGGTGTCGTGGTCGTGTTCGCCGCGTGGGAATGGGCACGCCTCCTGAAGGCGGGCGCGACCGGCTCGATCGTCTATGCCGTGATCGCGGCGGCCGTCGTGGCGCTCAGCACGCGGCTGCCGGCGCCCCGGCCGCTCTTTCAGGCGGCGGGCGTGTTCTGGATCATCGCCGGCCCCTACGTGCTGCTGCGCAAGCCGGTGCTCGCCGCGGGCGCCTGGCGCGCTTTCCTGCTGGCCGCGGGGCTCGTCGTTTTTGCGGCTTGCTGGCACGCCCTCGTTGCGGCGCGCACGGCGGGCGTGGCGTTTGTTTTGTCCCTGCTACTCGTGGTCTGGCTGGCCGATATCGGCGCATACTTTGCAGGTAAGGCATTCGGAAAGCATAAGCTCGCGCCTTCGATCAGCCCCGGCAAGACCTGGGAGGGCGCAGTTGGCGGCTGGGCCGCCGTGATGGTTGTGTCGGGCGCAGCGATCGCGCTGCACGCGTTCGAACCCACGCTGTATTCCGCGCTCGCCGCCCAGATCGGGCTTGGACGTGCGCTTTTCGTACTTACCGTGCTGGTCGCGTTCAGCGTGATCGGCGATCTGTTCGAGTCGATGATGAAGCGCCAGGCTGGCGTGAAGGATTCGAGCGGTCTCCTGCCGGGCCACGGCGGAGTCCTCGACCGCATCGACGCGTTGCTGCCCGTGCTGCCGCTTGCCATGCTGCTGCTCGGCTAA
- the frr gene encoding ribosome recycling factor has product MAVADIKKGAEQKMQRSIDAFKSDLAKIRTGRAHTGLLDHIQVDYYGSPVPISQVANLTLVDARTIGVQAWEKKMVPVIEKAIRESDLGLNPATHGDLIRVPMPALTEERRKELTKVVKNEGETAKVAVRNLRRDANEQLKKLVKDKEISEDDERRGSDDVQKLTDRFVAEIDKLVQTKEAEIMTV; this is encoded by the coding sequence ATGGCTGTGGCTGACATCAAGAAGGGCGCCGAGCAGAAAATGCAGCGCTCGATCGACGCGTTCAAGAGCGATCTGGCGAAAATCCGCACGGGCCGCGCGCATACCGGTCTGCTCGACCACATCCAGGTCGACTACTACGGCTCGCCCGTGCCCATCTCGCAAGTCGCCAACCTCACGCTCGTCGACGCACGCACGATCGGCGTTCAGGCGTGGGAAAAGAAGATGGTGCCGGTGATCGAAAAGGCGATCCGCGAGTCGGATCTCGGCCTGAACCCGGCCACGCACGGCGACCTGATCCGCGTGCCGATGCCGGCGCTCACCGAAGAGCGCCGCAAGGAGCTCACGAAGGTCGTCAAGAACGAAGGTGAAACGGCGAAGGTGGCCGTGCGTAACCTGCGTCGCGACGCCAACGAACAGCTCAAGAAGCTCGTGAAGGACAAGGAAATTTCCGAAGACGACGAGCGCCGTGGCAGCGACGATGTCCAGAAGTTGACTGACCGCTTCGTGGCCGAGATCGACAAGCTCGTGCAGACGAAGGAAGCCGAGATCATGACGGTCTGA
- the rpsB gene encoding 30S ribosomal protein S2, whose translation MAVTMRQMLEAGVHFGHQTRFWNPKMAPFIFGHRNKIHIINLEKTLPMYNDALKYVRQLAANRGTILFVGTKRQSRDTIAEEANRAGMPFVNARWLGGMLTNFKTLKVSIKRLKDMEAAVEAGELEKMSKKEALLFEREIAKLQKSIGGVKDMGGIPDAIFVVDVGYHKIAVTEANKLGIPVIAVVDTNHSPEGIDYVIPGNDDASKAVALYTQGVADAILEGRANAVNEVVAAARGNDGDDEFVEVNSEA comes from the coding sequence ATGGCAGTTACCATGCGCCAAATGCTGGAAGCCGGTGTCCACTTCGGTCACCAGACGCGCTTCTGGAACCCGAAGATGGCCCCCTTCATTTTCGGCCATCGCAACAAGATTCACATCATCAACCTCGAAAAGACGCTGCCGATGTACAACGACGCGCTGAAGTACGTGCGTCAACTGGCAGCGAACCGCGGCACGATCCTGTTCGTCGGCACGAAGCGTCAATCGCGCGACACGATTGCTGAAGAGGCAAATCGCGCAGGTATGCCGTTCGTGAACGCACGCTGGCTCGGCGGCATGCTGACCAACTTCAAGACGCTGAAGGTTTCGATCAAGCGCCTGAAGGACATGGAAGCAGCCGTGGAAGCGGGCGAGCTCGAGAAGATGAGCAAGAAGGAAGCCCTCCTGTTCGAACGTGAAATCGCCAAGCTGCAAAAGTCGATCGGCGGCGTGAAGGACATGGGCGGCATTCCGGACGCAATTTTCGTGGTCGACGTCGGCTACCACAAGATTGCCGTGACGGAAGCGAACAAGCTGGGCATCCCCGTGATCGCTGTGGTCGATACGAACCACTCGCCGGAAGGCATCGATTACGTGATCCCGGGCAACGACGACGCGAGCAAGGCCGTTGCACTCTACACGCAAGGCGTGGCTGACGCGATCCTCGAAGGCCGTGCGAACGCGGTCAACGAAGTGGTTGCAGCCGCACGCGGCAACGACGGCGACGACGAGTTCGTCGAGGTCAATTCGGAGGCGTAA
- the pyrH gene encoding UMP kinase — MPTPAYKRVLLKLSGEALMGDDAFGINRATIERMVADVAEVVRLGTQLAVVIGGGNIFRGVAGGAAGMDRATADYMGMLATMMNALALQDAMRHAGIEARVQSALRMDQVVEPYIRPRAIRQLEEGRVVIFAAGTGNPFFTTDTAAALRGSEIGAEVVLKATKVDGVYSADPKKDPTATRYSTISFDEAIGRNLQVMDATAFALCRDQKLPIRVFSIVKPGALKRIVLGEDEGTLVHV; from the coding sequence ATGCCCACACCCGCCTATAAACGCGTCCTGCTCAAACTTTCCGGCGAAGCCCTGATGGGCGATGATGCCTTCGGCATCAATCGCGCCACGATCGAACGTATGGTGGCAGACGTGGCCGAGGTGGTGCGTCTCGGCACACAGCTCGCAGTCGTGATCGGCGGCGGCAACATTTTCCGCGGTGTCGCGGGCGGTGCGGCCGGTATGGACCGCGCAACGGCCGACTACATGGGCATGCTCGCCACGATGATGAACGCGCTCGCGCTGCAGGACGCCATGCGTCATGCGGGTATCGAGGCGCGCGTGCAGTCGGCGCTGCGCATGGACCAGGTCGTCGAGCCGTACATTCGCCCCCGCGCGATCCGCCAGCTCGAAGAAGGCAGGGTCGTGATCTTCGCCGCGGGCACCGGCAACCCGTTCTTCACCACCGACACGGCTGCTGCGCTGCGCGGCTCGGAAATCGGCGCCGAAGTCGTACTGAAGGCCACCAAGGTCGACGGCGTCTACTCGGCCGACCCGAAGAAGGACCCGACCGCCACGCGTTACTCGACCATCAGCTTCGATGAGGCAATTGGCCGCAACCTGCAGGTGATGGACGCGACCGCGTTCGCGCTGTGCCGCGACCAGAAGCTGCCGATCCGGGTTTTTTCCATCGTCAAGCCGGGTGCGCTCAAGCGCATCGTTCTGGGCGAAGACGAAGGTACGCTCGTCCACGTGTAA
- a CDS encoding pseudouridine synthase, with translation MARERDGSSRPARPAREGGFGDERRPARRSGDESRGFARGRDEGGERRVARRPEGEDRRPSRGREEGGERRFTPRPQGQGDDRRPPRSRDEGGARPFARRTEGDDRRPPRSGEEGGARPYARRTEGEDRRPPRNREEGGARPYARRTEGEDRRPPRSREEGGARPFARRSEGDDRRPPRSREEGGARPFARRSEGDDRRPPRSREEGGARPFARRTEGDDRRPPRAREEGGERRFERRTEGDDRRPPRSRSEGSEGRFARRTDSDDRRPARTRDEGTERSFARPVKSAWSDAREGAAPRARRSAEESGGARKTARPVKSAEKTPRRTSDAESAPRRAPREEVDGDNTLRLSKRMSELGLCSRREADEWIEKGWVYVDGEVVDTLGAKVTPNQRIEVDPAALAAQARQVTILLHKPVGYVSGQAEDGYEPAAVLVTGENHWDGDHSGIRFSAKHLRTLAPAGRLDIDSTGLLVLTQDGRVAKQLIGESSDIDKEYLVRVTYNDIETEIDQHFPAESLAQLRHGLSLDDVPLKPAQVSWQNGEQLRFVLREGKKRQIRRMCELVGLKVVGLKRVRMGRVLLGALPQGQWRYLAADEAF, from the coding sequence ATGGCGCGTGAGCGTGACGGTTCGAGCCGTCCAGCGCGGCCCGCTCGCGAAGGCGGCTTCGGCGACGAGCGCCGCCCCGCCCGTCGCTCCGGCGATGAGTCGCGTGGATTTGCGCGCGGTCGTGACGAAGGCGGCGAGCGTCGCGTCGCGCGGCGCCCCGAAGGTGAGGACCGGCGGCCCTCGCGTGGTCGCGAGGAAGGTGGAGAGCGTCGCTTCACCCCCCGCCCTCAAGGTCAAGGCGACGACCGTCGCCCGCCGCGCAGCCGCGATGAAGGTGGCGCACGCCCCTTTGCGCGCCGCACCGAAGGCGATGACCGCCGTCCCCCGCGCAGCGGCGAAGAAGGTGGCGCACGTCCCTATGCGCGCCGCACCGAAGGCGAGGACCGCCGTCCCCCGCGTAACCGCGAAGAAGGTGGCGCACGTCCCTATGCGCGCCGCACCGAAGGCGAGGACCGCCGTCCCCCGCGCAGCCGCGAGGAAGGTGGTGCACGTCCCTTCGCACGCCGCTCCGAGGGCGATGACCGCCGTCCGCCGCGCAGCCGCGAGGAAGGTGGTGCACGCCCCTTCGCACGCCGCTCCGAGGGCGATGACCGCCGTCCGCCGCGTAGCCGCGAGGAAGGTGGTGCACGCCCCTTCGCACGCCGCACCGAAGGCGACGATCGACGCCCGCCGCGTGCCCGCGAGGAAGGTGGCGAGCGTCGCTTCGAGCGACGTACCGAAGGTGATGACCGTCGCCCGCCGCGCAGCCGCAGTGAAGGCAGCGAGGGACGCTTCGCCCGCCGCACGGACAGTGACGATCGCCGCCCGGCACGCACCCGCGACGAGGGAACGGAGCGCAGTTTCGCGCGCCCGGTGAAATCCGCCTGGAGTGACGCCCGTGAAGGCGCCGCGCCGCGCGCACGCCGCAGTGCCGAAGAAAGCGGCGGAGCCCGCAAGACGGCCCGCCCCGTCAAATCGGCCGAGAAGACCCCACGGCGTACCAGCGACGCCGAATCCGCACCGCGCCGCGCGCCGCGGGAGGAAGTCGACGGCGACAACACCCTGCGCCTGTCCAAGCGCATGTCCGAGTTGGGCCTGTGCTCGCGCCGTGAAGCCGACGAGTGGATCGAAAAAGGCTGGGTGTATGTGGACGGCGAAGTCGTCGACACGCTCGGCGCCAAGGTCACGCCGAATCAGCGCATCGAGGTCGATCCTGCCGCGCTCGCCGCACAGGCGCGCCAGGTGACGATCCTGCTCCACAAGCCCGTGGGCTATGTGTCGGGCCAGGCCGAGGACGGCTACGAGCCCGCCGCCGTGCTCGTCACCGGCGAAAATCATTGGGATGGCGACCACTCGGGGATCCGTTTTTCGGCTAAGCATCTCCGCACGCTCGCGCCGGCTGGCCGGCTCGACATCGACTCGACTGGCCTGCTCGTGCTGACCCAGGACGGCCGCGTGGCCAAGCAGTTGATCGGCGAGAGCTCGGACATCGACAAGGAATACCTCGTACGCGTTACCTACAACGACATCGAGACCGAAATCGATCAGCACTTCCCGGCCGAGTCGCTCGCGCAACTGCGCCACGGCCTGTCGCTCGACGACGTGCCGCTCAAGCCCGCGCAGGTGAGCTGGCAAAACGGCGAGCAGTTGCGTTTCGTGCTCCGCGAAGGCAAGAAGCGCCAGATCCGCCGTATGTGCGAACTGGTCGGCCTCAAGGTCGTGGGCCTCAAGCGCGTTCGCATGGGCCGCGTCCTGCTCGGCGCGCTGCCGCAAGGCCAATGGCGCTATCTGGCTGCCGACGAGGCGTTCTAA
- the def gene encoding peptide deformylase, whose product MIREILRMGDPRLLSIARPVDHFDTPELHELIADMFDTMQAANGAGLAAPQIGVDLQVVIFGFEQNERYPEAPAVPQTVLINPVIHPLSHDMEEGWEGCLSVPGMRGAVSRYSMIRYDGFDQYGTPIERVAEGFHARVVQHECDHLIGKLYPMRITDFSKFGFTEVLFPELDPNRDD is encoded by the coding sequence ATGATTCGCGAAATTCTCAGAATGGGCGATCCGCGCCTGCTCAGCATTGCCAGGCCCGTCGATCACTTCGATACGCCGGAACTGCACGAACTCATTGCCGATATGTTCGACACCATGCAGGCGGCGAACGGCGCGGGCCTGGCTGCCCCGCAGATCGGCGTCGACTTGCAGGTGGTGATCTTCGGTTTCGAGCAGAACGAGCGCTATCCCGAAGCGCCGGCCGTGCCGCAAACCGTGCTCATCAATCCGGTCATCCATCCTCTGTCACACGACATGGAAGAGGGCTGGGAGGGGTGTCTTTCGGTGCCGGGCATGCGCGGCGCCGTGAGCCGCTATTCGATGATCCGCTATGACGGCTTCGATCAGTACGGCACGCCCATTGAGCGTGTTGCGGAGGGCTTTCACGCACGGGTCGTCCAGCACGAGTGCGACCACCTGATCGGCAAGCTGTACCCCATGCGTATTACCGACTTTTCGAAGTTCGGCTTTACCGAGGTTCTGTTTCCGGAACTCGACCCGAACAGAGACGACTGA